Proteins encoded by one window of Acidipropionibacterium virtanenii:
- a CDS encoding MarR family winged helix-turn-helix transcriptional regulator, with protein sequence MTKKPDDRDRRVVRLEPGERAAAERERIDRSWLEIYRAGVGGLDDEEQLRLAQALPALVALATGVATAGAPADREVGLGGPRIPPSVQD encoded by the coding sequence GTGACCAAGAAGCCGGATGACCGTGACCGCAGGGTGGTCCGTCTGGAACCCGGCGAGCGGGCCGCCGCGGAGCGGGAACGGATCGACCGGTCGTGGCTGGAGATCTATCGCGCAGGGGTCGGCGGGCTGGACGACGAGGAGCAGCTCCGGTTGGCACAGGCCCTCCCGGCGCTTGTCGCACTGGCGACAGGTGTGGCCACGGCCGGGGCGCCCGCTGATCGCGAGGTGGGTCTCGGCGGCCCCCGAATCCCGCCGTCTGTGCAGGACTGA
- a CDS encoding family 43 glycosylhydrolase produces the protein MHKLYYQHPGTWFGDCMPLYADGAFQLFHQRDTRRPEPFGEPFGWALARTTDFVDFEDLGEALEKGDDDAQDQFIFAGSAFEAYGKYHALFTAYNRDYPAQGRASQVLAHAVSDDLTHWTKLPGQMFPPEPGYDPTDWRDPFVLRDEENDRWVMILGARTDSPKLAVTGRTVWFTSPDLEHWQFQGDFWAPGLFTMHEMPDLFRIGEWWYLLTTEYSDRSKTVYRMSRSLEGPWSAPVDDAFDGRAYYAARSASDGEHRYLFGWVATKEGDDDLGAWQWGGTLVVHEVYQRADGSLGVKAPGTVEAAFPASEDLLGRAVTVSSPDGQQVVDLGELPGDEPFIVRLHLDDVDARAVSIRLFGDEVGDAYAFTLRQGERRIDFDRVPNWPWYRFDNRGLERPFVLEPGQGCDIEIVVDDTIATLYVDGVALDVRMYDKPGTGLGLSVTDGSATIGTAQLVTGFTKE, from the coding sequence GTGCACAAGCTCTACTACCAGCATCCCGGAACGTGGTTCGGCGACTGCATGCCGCTCTACGCCGACGGCGCCTTCCAGCTGTTCCATCAGCGCGACACCCGAAGGCCCGAACCCTTCGGCGAGCCCTTCGGCTGGGCGCTGGCGCGCACCACCGACTTCGTCGACTTCGAGGATCTCGGCGAGGCCCTGGAGAAGGGGGACGACGACGCCCAGGACCAGTTCATCTTCGCCGGTTCGGCGTTCGAGGCCTATGGGAAGTATCACGCCCTGTTCACCGCCTACAACCGCGACTATCCGGCCCAGGGCAGGGCCTCCCAGGTGCTGGCGCACGCCGTCAGCGACGACCTGACGCACTGGACGAAGCTTCCCGGGCAGATGTTCCCGCCCGAACCCGGCTACGACCCTACCGACTGGCGCGACCCCTTCGTGCTGCGCGACGAGGAGAACGACCGCTGGGTGATGATCCTGGGCGCCCGGACCGACTCCCCGAAGCTGGCGGTCACCGGGCGCACCGTCTGGTTCACCTCCCCCGATCTGGAGCACTGGCAGTTCCAGGGCGACTTCTGGGCCCCGGGCCTGTTCACCATGCACGAGATGCCCGACCTGTTCCGGATCGGCGAGTGGTGGTACCTGCTCACCACCGAGTACAGCGACCGCTCCAAGACCGTCTATCGGATGTCGCGGTCGCTGGAGGGGCCGTGGAGCGCCCCGGTCGACGACGCCTTCGACGGGCGGGCCTACTACGCGGCCCGGTCCGCCTCGGACGGCGAGCACCGCTACCTGTTCGGCTGGGTGGCCACCAAGGAGGGTGACGACGACCTCGGCGCCTGGCAGTGGGGCGGCACCCTGGTGGTCCACGAGGTGTACCAGCGCGCCGACGGCTCTCTGGGGGTCAAGGCTCCCGGGACCGTCGAGGCCGCGTTCCCGGCCTCGGAAGACCTTCTCGGTCGGGCGGTGACGGTCTCGTCTCCCGACGGACAGCAGGTCGTGGACCTCGGCGAGCTGCCGGGCGACGAGCCGTTCATCGTCAGACTGCACCTGGACGACGTCGACGCCCGGGCGGTCTCCATCCGCCTGTTCGGCGACGAGGTGGGAGACGCCTACGCCTTCACACTGCGCCAGGGGGAGCGGCGGATCGACTTCGACCGGGTGCCGAACTGGCCCTGGTACCGGTTCGACAACCGCGGGCTGGAACGGCCGTTCGTCCTGGAACCGGGCCAGGGATGCGACATCGAGATCGTCGTCGACGACACCATCGCCACCCTCTACGTCGACGGGGTGGCGCTGGATGTGAGGATGTACGACAAGCCCGGGACCGGGCTGGGGCTCTCGGTGACCGACGGGTCGGCGACCATCGGGACGGCGCAGCTGGTCACCGGGTTCACGAAGGAGTGA
- a CDS encoding putative quinol monooxygenase, producing the protein MRTGTMRTLHAEFTAKPGCAEEIAERLAEYGRSVRAEPGNVIFAPNRREDDPDRFFVFEAYADEEAFQTHLAAPYGGPFNEALGPLIREPASVLTLLTPVE; encoded by the coding sequence ATGAGAACAGGGACCATGAGAACACTGCATGCGGAGTTCACCGCGAAACCAGGATGTGCCGAAGAGATCGCCGAGCGGCTCGCGGAGTACGGGAGGAGCGTGAGGGCCGAGCCGGGCAACGTCATCTTCGCCCCGAACAGGCGCGAGGATGATCCGGACCGGTTCTTCGTCTTCGAGGCCTACGCCGATGAGGAGGCCTTCCAGACTCATCTGGCCGCGCCCTACGGCGGGCCCTTCAATGAGGCTCTGGGTCCACTCATCAGGGAGCCGGCCTCGGTGCTGACCCTCCTCACCCCGGTGGAGTGA
- a CDS encoding DUF4143 domain-containing protein has translation MLESLFLLSLLPTWGTTVSSRSVEAPKIHVVDSGIGAHLLRLSRTKLERGDPSSLTEFGHLVESFVVQEIIRQTSWMNDVVTAGHWRTRDGDEVDLVLERQDGAVLAFAIKAGDHIDSRQLSGLRKLHARLGDAFISGIAFHLGSRGYPVEDRIHVLPVERLWV, from the coding sequence TTGCTCGAATCGCTGTTCCTGCTCAGCCTCCTGCCGACTTGGGGAACGACGGTGTCGTCCCGGAGCGTGGAGGCTCCGAAAATCCATGTCGTGGACTCCGGCATCGGGGCGCACCTGCTCCGGCTCAGCAGGACGAAGCTCGAGCGGGGCGACCCGTCGTCGCTGACCGAGTTCGGACACCTCGTCGAGTCCTTCGTCGTCCAGGAGATCATTCGCCAGACAAGCTGGATGAATGACGTCGTCACCGCGGGCCATTGGCGCACGCGCGATGGCGACGAGGTCGATCTCGTGCTTGAGCGCCAGGATGGCGCCGTACTCGCCTTCGCGATCAAAGCCGGTGATCACATCGATTCGCGGCAACTGTCCGGGTTGCGAAAGCTCCATGCACGGCTCGGTGACGCCTTCATCTCGGGCATCGCATTTCATCTTGGCAGTCGGGGATATCCGGTCGAGGACCGTATCCACGTCCTTCCAGTCGAACGCCTCTGGGTCTGA